From Micromonospora rhizosphaerae, the proteins below share one genomic window:
- a CDS encoding glycosyltransferase family 87 protein — MSTQSTAGIDDAGTSDHPSRSDGFVRGVSEMIGGPLGDHAVALDRPAGREGRFWTAARIVLALVCLTLALHWVQKSPCQDGAWQNNIQYTRMCYTDVLALYYAEGLNEGKVPYRDHPVEYPVLTGYFMGALGLPVHALGADDPGINQGQWFYNVNALVLSALGVATVAVILALRRRRPWDAALFALAPALLLTATVNWDLLAVGLAAFGLLAWARSGPGRYGAVLAALAGVLLGLGGAAKMWPLFILGPILVLAVRAGRVWAALLSIITAAVTVVLVNLPVALPYRENWDRFFELNSTRPIDWGTLWYIGRYLDGKVSPASPGDLGPFEWLNANIPTLNWVSYALFGLACLGIAALALLAPRRPRLAQLAFLVVAAFLIFSKVWSQQFVLWLLPLAVLARPRWGAFLAWQVAEVCYFTAFYGELLGAATSRPVFPEGIFVLAASLRLITVALLCGLVIRDILRPERDVVRSTYPDDPDGGVLDGAPDAPWYLRWRHPSATSEPSPEPATA, encoded by the coding sequence ATGAGCACCCAGTCGACGGCAGGCATCGACGACGCCGGGACCAGCGACCACCCGTCCCGCTCAGACGGCTTCGTCCGCGGGGTCTCGGAGATGATCGGTGGACCGCTGGGCGACCACGCGGTCGCGCTGGACCGACCCGCCGGCCGTGAGGGGCGGTTCTGGACCGCCGCCCGGATCGTACTGGCCCTGGTCTGCCTGACGCTCGCCCTGCACTGGGTGCAGAAGTCGCCCTGCCAGGACGGCGCCTGGCAGAACAACATCCAGTACACCCGGATGTGCTACACCGACGTGCTCGCGCTCTACTACGCGGAGGGGCTCAACGAGGGCAAGGTGCCCTACCGGGACCACCCGGTGGAGTACCCGGTGCTGACCGGGTACTTCATGGGCGCGCTCGGGCTGCCGGTGCACGCCCTCGGCGCGGACGACCCGGGGATCAACCAGGGGCAGTGGTTCTACAACGTCAACGCGCTGGTGCTCAGCGCGCTCGGGGTCGCCACCGTGGCGGTGATCCTCGCGCTGCGCCGACGACGACCCTGGGACGCGGCGCTCTTCGCGCTCGCCCCCGCGCTGTTGCTCACCGCCACGGTCAACTGGGATCTGCTCGCCGTCGGGCTGGCCGCGTTCGGCCTGCTGGCCTGGGCGCGCTCCGGACCCGGCCGGTACGGTGCCGTGCTGGCCGCCCTGGCCGGGGTGCTGCTCGGGCTCGGCGGCGCGGCGAAGATGTGGCCGTTGTTCATCCTCGGGCCGATCCTGGTGCTCGCGGTCCGCGCCGGCCGGGTCTGGGCCGCCCTCCTGTCGATCATCACGGCCGCGGTGACGGTGGTGTTGGTGAACCTGCCGGTGGCCCTGCCGTACCGGGAGAACTGGGACCGCTTCTTCGAGCTGAACAGCACCCGACCGATCGACTGGGGCACGCTCTGGTACATCGGCCGCTACCTGGACGGCAAGGTGAGCCCGGCGAGCCCGGGCGACCTCGGTCCGTTCGAGTGGTTGAACGCCAACATCCCCACCCTCAACTGGGTCTCGTACGCCCTCTTCGGGCTGGCCTGCCTCGGCATCGCCGCGCTGGCGCTGCTGGCCCCGCGCCGGCCCCGGCTGGCCCAGCTCGCCTTCCTGGTCGTCGCCGCCTTCCTGATCTTCAGCAAGGTCTGGTCCCAGCAGTTCGTGCTCTGGCTGCTCCCGCTCGCGGTGCTCGCCCGGCCCCGGTGGGGCGCCTTCCTCGCCTGGCAGGTCGCGGAGGTCTGCTACTTCACCGCCTTCTACGGCGAGCTGCTCGGCGCGGCGACCAGCCGCCCGGTCTTCCCCGAGGGGATCTTCGTGCTGGCTGCCAGCCTCCGGCTGATCACCGTTGCGCTGCTCTGCGGGCTGGTGATCCGGGACATCCTCCGGCCCGAGCGCGACGTGGTGCGCTCCACCTACCCGGACGACCCCGACGGCGGCGTCCTCGACGGGGCTCCGGACGCCCCCTGGTACCTCCGCTGGCGCCACCCCTCCGCGACCAGCGAGCCGTCACCGGAGCCCGCCACCGCCTGA
- a CDS encoding transglycosylase domain-containing protein has translation MNILIASFAVFIMLAGIGVVGFTYYSTNVVLPQDTTPPLASTIYASDTKTVIAKVGAQNREFVTIKDIPQWVQDAVAAAEDRNFYRHSGVDYKGIARAAWNNLTGGDKQGASTITQQYARNAYDNLNQDTYARKVKEAILASKLNDRYDKPTIMQHYLNIVYFGRGAYGIQAAAQTYFGKPAKNLTVAEAAVLAALIKQPEPTATHKGYDPAINPGAALDRWNYVIGGMIAEGWLDANGKPPHPTEYPKTIKKPNARGVGVDFGINTPYGNVINYVAQEMRDMKLCTDNEAEVTDAKPLCSQALSKGGYRITTTLNDKMQQAALEAAQRATKGSELYGQPKNLMAALVAIDPKTGRVLAYYGGDNGTGTDYAGKNYDNGVVTGGHSPGSSFKIYTLAAALDAGKSIDSRWKGKAFTPEGVKFRVSNAGTDNPSCGDSCTLEKSTLLSLNVPFYYVTQDIGPDKVVAMARQAGITTMWQTDTNPQKAHDLTKEDPKDLAPSPFYHVVGYGQYPITVLDHANGVATFANQGKYNKAHFVKLVEKQDQDTGKWRKLGGEKLDPRGGQQRIKKDVVADVTSVLEKYPAQVNRRLDDGRKAAEKTGTWELNEKSPEDNGDAWMIGYTPQVATAVWVGNVKDRKKIEDKNGNKISGARMPGAIFQRFMNDALKGKEELDFPPAAHVGDPNSGNGEAPPPQVPPGCPNPLNPFCPPENGNGNGNGNGGDTTIPGFPTNPGPGGGGGGGGGLLPTTPPRQTY, from the coding sequence ATGAACATCCTGATCGCCAGCTTCGCGGTCTTCATCATGCTCGCCGGCATCGGCGTCGTCGGCTTCACCTACTACTCGACCAACGTGGTCCTCCCCCAGGACACCACCCCGCCGCTGGCCAGCACCATCTACGCCAGCGACACCAAGACGGTCATCGCCAAGGTCGGCGCGCAGAACCGCGAGTTCGTCACCATCAAGGACATCCCGCAGTGGGTCCAGGACGCGGTCGCGGCGGCGGAGGACCGGAACTTCTACCGGCACTCGGGGGTGGACTACAAGGGCATCGCCCGCGCCGCGTGGAACAACCTCACCGGCGGTGACAAGCAGGGCGCCTCGACCATCACCCAGCAGTACGCCCGCAACGCCTACGACAACCTCAACCAGGACACGTACGCGCGGAAGGTGAAGGAGGCGATCCTCGCCTCCAAGCTGAACGACCGGTACGACAAGCCGACGATCATGCAGCACTACCTGAACATCGTCTACTTCGGGCGGGGCGCGTACGGCATCCAGGCGGCGGCCCAGACGTACTTCGGCAAGCCGGCGAAGAACCTGACCGTGGCCGAGGCCGCGGTGCTCGCGGCGCTGATCAAGCAGCCCGAGCCGACCGCCACGCACAAGGGCTACGACCCGGCGATCAACCCGGGGGCCGCGCTGGACCGCTGGAACTACGTGATCGGCGGGATGATCGCCGAGGGCTGGCTGGACGCGAACGGGAAGCCACCGCACCCGACGGAGTACCCGAAGACGATCAAGAAGCCCAACGCGAGGGGCGTCGGGGTCGACTTCGGCATCAACACGCCGTACGGCAACGTGATCAACTATGTCGCGCAGGAGATGCGGGACATGAAGCTCTGCACCGACAACGAGGCCGAGGTCACCGACGCGAAGCCGCTCTGCTCGCAGGCACTCAGCAAGGGTGGCTACCGGATCACCACCACCCTGAACGACAAGATGCAGCAGGCCGCGCTCGAGGCGGCCCAGCGGGCGACCAAGGGCTCCGAGCTCTACGGCCAGCCGAAGAACCTGATGGCCGCCCTGGTGGCGATCGACCCGAAGACCGGTCGGGTGCTCGCGTACTACGGCGGCGACAACGGCACCGGCACCGACTACGCCGGCAAGAACTACGACAACGGCGTCGTCACCGGGGGACACTCGCCGGGATCGAGCTTCAAGATCTACACCCTCGCCGCAGCGCTCGATGCCGGCAAGTCCATCGATTCCCGGTGGAAGGGCAAGGCGTTCACCCCCGAGGGCGTCAAGTTCAGAGTCAGCAACGCCGGCACCGACAACCCGTCCTGCGGCGACTCCTGCACCTTGGAGAAGTCGACGCTGCTGTCGCTGAACGTGCCGTTCTACTACGTCACGCAGGACATCGGCCCGGACAAGGTCGTCGCCATGGCCAGGCAGGCCGGCATCACCACGATGTGGCAGACGGACACCAACCCGCAGAAGGCGCACGACCTCACCAAGGAGGACCCGAAGGACCTCGCGCCGTCGCCCTTCTACCACGTCGTCGGCTACGGCCAGTACCCGATCACCGTGCTGGACCACGCCAACGGCGTCGCCACCTTCGCCAACCAGGGGAAGTACAACAAGGCCCACTTCGTCAAGCTGGTGGAGAAGCAGGACCAGGACACCGGCAAATGGCGCAAGCTGGGCGGCGAGAAGCTCGACCCGCGGGGCGGCCAGCAGCGGATCAAGAAGGACGTCGTCGCCGACGTGACCTCCGTGCTGGAGAAGTACCCGGCCCAGGTGAACCGCCGGCTCGACGACGGCCGGAAGGCCGCCGAGAAGACCGGTACCTGGGAGCTGAACGAGAAGAGCCCCGAGGACAACGGTGACGCCTGGATGATCGGCTACACGCCCCAGGTCGCCACGGCCGTCTGGGTCGGCAACGTCAAGGACCGCAAGAAGATCGAGGACAAGAACGGCAACAAGATCAGTGGTGCCAGGATGCCGGGTGCCATCTTCCAGCGGTTCATGAACGACGCGCTCAAGGGCAAGGAGGAGTTGGACTTCCCGCCCGCCGCGCACGTCGGTGACCCGAACTCCGGCAACGGCGAAGCGCCGCCGCCGCAGGTCCCGCCGGGCTGCCCGAACCCGCTGAACCCGTTCTGCCCGCCGGAGAACGGCAACGGCAATGGCAATGGCAACGGTGGGGACACCACCATCCCGGGCTTCCCGACCAACCCCGGACCGGGCGGCGGCGGAGGCGGCGGTGGCGGGCTCCTGCCGACCACACCCCCACGTCAGACGTACTGA
- a CDS encoding DUF5318 domain-containing protein, whose translation MRTQRQVVDYSLQKRAVLRELLAGRVGTYDVCDASPYLKNAARFHGEPTEERCPICRSENLIHVHYIYGDELKQSAGQARTRAELPVLAMTLREFQVYVVEVCLGCDWNHLVEQFLLGRDGLAGGTEDGSEHGGVSSSAAPNGSTPRRRREAQR comes from the coding sequence ATGCGTACGCAGCGCCAGGTCGTCGACTACTCGCTCCAGAAGCGAGCGGTGCTGCGTGAGCTCCTCGCCGGCCGGGTCGGCACGTACGACGTCTGCGACGCCTCGCCGTACCTGAAGAACGCCGCCCGGTTCCATGGAGAACCGACCGAGGAGCGTTGCCCGATCTGCCGGAGCGAGAACCTCATCCACGTCCACTACATTTACGGGGACGAACTCAAGCAGTCCGCCGGCCAGGCGCGTACCCGGGCCGAGTTGCCCGTCCTGGCGATGACGCTGCGTGAGTTCCAGGTCTACGTGGTGGAGGTGTGCCTCGGCTGTGACTGGAACCATCTCGTCGAGCAGTTCCTGCTCGGCCGGGACGGGCTGGCCGGCGGCACGGAGGATGGGTCGGAGCACGGTGGGGTGAGCAGCTCGGCCGCCCCGAACGGTTCGACCCCTCGTCGAAGGCGAGAGGCGCAACGGTGA
- a CDS encoding PadR family transcriptional regulator, translating into MLELAILGLLQEAPMHGYELRKELTAKLGAIRAAISYGSLYPTLRRLQAAGWISEAAETPATAEEVPALTSRRGRVVYTITAEGKERFAQLIAQVGPETYDDTGFGVHFAFFARTDQATRLRILEGRRRKIEERREGLRDVLGRAAERLDAYTLELQRHGLDACEREVRWLEELIANERSGRAPTVPQPGTAGGRREDNSPPPPGESRKERP; encoded by the coding sequence GTGCTCGAGCTCGCCATCCTCGGCCTCCTGCAGGAGGCTCCGATGCACGGCTACGAGCTGCGCAAGGAGCTGACCGCGAAGCTCGGCGCCATCCGGGCAGCGATCAGCTACGGCTCGCTCTACCCGACCCTGCGCCGGCTGCAGGCGGCGGGATGGATCAGCGAAGCCGCCGAGACACCCGCGACCGCCGAGGAGGTTCCCGCGCTGACCAGCCGACGAGGTCGGGTGGTCTACACCATCACCGCGGAGGGCAAGGAACGCTTCGCCCAACTGATAGCGCAGGTTGGACCCGAGACGTACGACGACACGGGCTTCGGTGTGCACTTCGCGTTCTTCGCCCGGACCGACCAGGCCACCCGGCTCCGGATCCTGGAAGGTCGTCGTCGAAAGATCGAGGAGCGTCGCGAGGGCCTTCGTGACGTGCTCGGCCGGGCAGCCGAGCGGCTCGACGCGTACACCCTGGAACTGCAGCGCCACGGCCTCGACGCCTGTGAGCGTGAGGTCCGCTGGCTGGAGGAGCTCATCGCCAACGAGCGCTCCGGCCGTGCCCCGACGGTCCCGCAACCCGGGACGGCCGGCGGCCGACGAGAAGACAACAGCCCGCCCCCGCCTGGAGAGTCCAGGAAAGAGCGGCCGTGA
- a CDS encoding inositol-3-phosphate synthase: MGSVRVAIVGVGNCASSLVQGVEYYRNADPNDRVPGLMHVTFGDYHVSDVKFVAAFDVDAKKVGMDLAEAIVASENNTIKLCDVPPTGVTVQRGPTFDGLGQYYREIIEESDVEPVDVAKALRDAQVDVVVSYLPVGSEQADKFYAQAAIDAGCAFVNALPVFIASDPEWAQKFTDAGLPIVGDDIKSQVGATIVHRALAKLFEDRGVELLRTYQLNFGGNMDFMNMLERNRLVSKKISKTQSVTSQIPHEMVKSDVHIGPSDHVPWLDDRKWAYIRLEGRSFGDTPLNAELKLEVWDSPNSAGVIIDAVRAAKIALDRKIGGPILSASSYFMKSPPVQYADHDAHAAVEAFIEGEVDR; this comes from the coding sequence ATGGGCTCCGTCCGCGTCGCCATCGTCGGTGTGGGGAACTGCGCCTCGTCCCTCGTACAGGGCGTGGAGTACTACCGGAACGCCGACCCGAACGACCGCGTTCCGGGTCTCATGCACGTCACCTTCGGCGACTATCACGTTTCGGACGTGAAGTTCGTCGCGGCGTTCGACGTGGACGCCAAGAAGGTGGGCATGGACCTCGCCGAGGCCATCGTGGCCAGCGAGAACAACACCATCAAGCTCTGCGACGTGCCGCCGACCGGCGTCACCGTGCAGCGCGGCCCGACCTTCGACGGTCTCGGCCAGTACTACCGCGAGATCATCGAGGAGTCGGACGTCGAGCCGGTCGACGTGGCCAAGGCGCTGCGTGACGCCCAGGTCGACGTGGTGGTCTCCTACCTGCCGGTCGGCTCCGAGCAGGCCGACAAGTTCTACGCCCAGGCCGCGATCGACGCCGGCTGCGCGTTCGTCAACGCCCTGCCGGTCTTTATCGCCTCCGACCCCGAGTGGGCGCAGAAGTTCACCGACGCGGGCCTGCCGATCGTCGGCGACGACATCAAGAGCCAGGTCGGCGCGACCATCGTGCACCGCGCGCTGGCGAAGCTCTTCGAGGACCGCGGTGTCGAGCTGCTGCGCACGTACCAGCTCAACTTCGGCGGCAACATGGACTTCATGAACATGCTGGAGCGCAACCGCCTGGTCTCGAAGAAGATCTCGAAGACCCAGTCGGTCACCTCTCAGATCCCGCACGAGATGGTCAAGAGCGACGTGCACATCGGCCCGTCGGACCACGTGCCGTGGCTCGACGACCGGAAGTGGGCGTACATCCGCCTGGAGGGCCGCTCCTTCGGTGACACCCCGCTCAACGCCGAGCTCAAGCTCGAGGTGTGGGACTCGCCGAACTCGGCCGGTGTCATCATCGACGCCGTCCGGGCCGCGAAGATCGCGCTGGACCGCAAGATCGGTGGGCCGATCCTGTCGGCCTCGTCGTACTTCATGAAGTCCCCGCCCGTGCAGTACGCCGACCACGACGCGCACGCGGCCGTCGAGGCGTTCATCGAGGGCGAGGTCGACCGCTGA
- a CDS encoding methylated-DNA--[protein]-cysteine S-methyltransferase — MRWTVLDSPIGDFSVATDGDAVCGAHFGRVAAAADEPFDEVSDRALAELRAYFAGELTAFTVPVSVRRGSEFERAVWREMTRIPYGEMLTYGEVAKAVGEPGAARAVGLACNRNPIPVIVPCHRIVGAGGKLVGFGGGLPRKVKLLELEARVALQRAWS; from the coding sequence ATGCGTTGGACGGTGCTCGACTCGCCGATCGGCGATTTCTCCGTGGCCACCGACGGCGACGCCGTGTGCGGGGCCCACTTCGGGCGGGTGGCGGCCGCCGCCGACGAGCCCTTCGACGAGGTGTCGGATCGGGCCCTGGCGGAGCTACGGGCGTACTTCGCCGGTGAGCTGACCGCGTTCACCGTGCCGGTGTCGGTACGTCGGGGGTCGGAGTTCGAGCGGGCGGTCTGGCGGGAGATGACCCGCATCCCGTACGGGGAGATGCTCACCTACGGCGAGGTGGCGAAGGCGGTCGGTGAGCCGGGGGCGGCTCGGGCGGTCGGCCTCGCCTGCAACCGCAACCCGATCCCGGTGATCGTGCCCTGCCACCGGATCGTGGGGGCGGGAGGCAAGCTGGTCGGCTTCGGCGGGGGCCTGCCGCGCAAGGTCAAGCTGCTGGAGCTGGAGGCCCGGGTCGCCCTGCAGCGCGCCTGGTCCTGA
- a CDS encoding SigE family RNA polymerase sigma factor translates to MAKVIDGEFTAFVNERGDALLRVAYALAGNQHAAEDLLQNALAKAYARWPRIRGDAEPYVKRILYHDQVSGWRRRSHRAEVSVAALPERPAERDLGHDSDLRLLLRDALLLLPPRQRAVLTLRYLEDLTVDETAAILGCRAGTVASQASRALAKLRDLVPAFDELTTRQEVTR, encoded by the coding sequence GTGGCAAAGGTCATCGACGGGGAGTTCACCGCGTTCGTCAACGAGCGGGGCGACGCGTTGCTGCGCGTCGCGTACGCGCTCGCCGGGAACCAGCACGCCGCGGAGGATCTGCTGCAGAACGCGCTGGCCAAGGCGTACGCGCGGTGGCCCCGGATCAGGGGCGACGCCGAGCCGTACGTGAAGCGGATCCTCTACCACGACCAGGTCTCCGGCTGGCGGCGCCGGTCCCACCGGGCAGAGGTGTCCGTGGCCGCGCTGCCCGAGCGGCCGGCGGAGCGGGACCTCGGCCACGACAGCGACCTCCGGCTACTGCTGCGCGACGCGCTGCTGCTGCTGCCGCCCCGGCAACGCGCCGTGCTGACCCTGCGCTACCTCGAGGACCTGACCGTCGACGAGACTGCCGCGATCCTCGGGTGCCGGGCGGGCACGGTGGCCAGCCAGGCGTCTCGGGCCCTGGCGAAGCTCCGGGATCTGGTGCCCGCCTTCGACGAACTGACGACCCGTCAGGAGGTGACGCGATGA
- a CDS encoding TolB family protein: MSRQAEDALRAAVRDLANGARTAPELAGRALRRGRRLRRWRRAVATGSALAALGLLAGPYVWLRHDPPLQTTTWAPPPAAPTASTPAAASTPSVATAPRGDWTRAILELPGGWVITGATSTGGPAAQGYALDRERGRYVATARRYEEVWAAPRGGVAVVVDYERRGEVGLLDLGTGAVRWVRVGSYIMTPHWSPDGRRVALTVLDKDTGGFSLGVLTAATGGYRTFPVDPTQYYCTDYCFFTWSRDGREVVFQQTDRNAPRSESIRHPRRGVQLFSADNGRPTRFVPVPGDPAGPWAWSPDGKLVVVQGQREPLLVETGSGRVVRTLSTADVVWVSEDRLLYRRPSGSRDFVLADLTGRELVRQPLPHELVDREITVAPR; this comes from the coding sequence ATGAGCAGGCAAGCCGAGGACGCGCTGCGGGCGGCCGTACGCGACCTCGCGAACGGAGCCCGGACCGCGCCGGAGCTCGCCGGTCGGGCCCTGCGGCGAGGCCGGCGACTGCGTCGCTGGCGTCGGGCGGTCGCAACGGGCAGCGCGCTCGCCGCGCTCGGCCTCCTGGCCGGGCCGTACGTCTGGCTGCGCCACGACCCGCCATTGCAGACGACCACCTGGGCACCGCCACCCGCCGCCCCGACGGCGTCGACGCCGGCCGCCGCTTCCACTCCGTCCGTTGCTACGGCACCGCGTGGGGACTGGACCCGGGCGATTCTGGAGCTGCCGGGCGGCTGGGTCATCACCGGCGCAACCTCCACCGGTGGCCCGGCCGCTCAGGGCTACGCCCTGGACCGCGAACGCGGCCGGTACGTCGCCACCGCCCGTAGGTACGAGGAGGTGTGGGCGGCCCCGCGCGGCGGCGTCGCCGTCGTCGTCGACTACGAGCGCCGCGGCGAGGTGGGGCTGCTAGACCTGGGCACGGGCGCGGTCCGCTGGGTCCGCGTCGGCTCCTACATCATGACCCCGCACTGGTCGCCGGACGGTCGTCGAGTGGCACTGACGGTGCTCGACAAGGACACCGGCGGGTTCTCCCTCGGGGTGCTGACCGCCGCCACCGGCGGCTACCGGACGTTTCCGGTGGACCCCACCCAGTACTACTGCACCGACTACTGCTTCTTCACCTGGAGCCGGGACGGTCGGGAGGTCGTGTTCCAGCAGACCGACCGGAACGCCCCGCGGTCCGAGTCGATCCGCCACCCCCGCCGGGGCGTGCAGCTCTTCTCCGCGGACAACGGGCGGCCGACCCGGTTCGTGCCGGTGCCCGGTGACCCGGCCGGCCCGTGGGCCTGGTCGCCGGACGGGAAGCTGGTGGTGGTCCAGGGGCAGCGGGAACCGCTGCTGGTCGAGACGGGCAGCGGCCGGGTCGTGCGCACCCTGTCCACCGCCGACGTCGTCTGGGTGTCCGAAGACCGGTTGCTCTACCGCCGGCCGTCGGGGAGCCGGGACTTCGTCCTCGCCGACCTCACCGGCCGGGAACTGGTCCGCCAGCCGCTCCCGCACGAGCTGGTCGACCGCGAGATCACCGTGGCGCCCCGCTGA
- a CDS encoding NfeD family protein encodes MATGTLIFLIIGGVGVGVLALALLGTELLTFGHPDVDGPVSLEAAAGFTGAFGFGAAIVNELLGGRTAGMIAAAVAGGALAAVPTAWLASRLSRAARDMRTDPTPTRSDLVGAIGLVVTPIPTTGYGEVRVRVAGQPVKLNARADQPIPVGARIFVVEALSETSVHVENY; translated from the coding sequence ATGGCCACGGGGACGCTCATCTTTCTCATCATCGGCGGGGTGGGTGTCGGCGTGCTGGCGCTCGCCCTGCTCGGCACCGAGCTGCTCACCTTCGGCCATCCGGACGTCGACGGTCCGGTGTCGCTGGAGGCGGCCGCCGGCTTCACCGGGGCGTTCGGCTTCGGCGCCGCGATCGTCAACGAGCTGCTCGGCGGGCGTACCGCCGGAATGATCGCGGCGGCGGTGGCCGGCGGCGCGCTCGCCGCGGTGCCCACCGCCTGGCTGGCGTCCCGGCTCAGCCGGGCGGCGCGGGACATGCGCACCGATCCGACGCCCACCCGCAGTGACCTGGTCGGCGCGATCGGCCTGGTCGTCACCCCGATCCCCACCACCGGCTACGGCGAGGTCCGGGTACGCGTCGCCGGCCAGCCGGTCAAGCTCAACGCCCGCGCCGACCAACCGATCCCGGTCGGCGCCCGGATCTTCGTGGTCGAAGCGCTCAGCGAGACCAGCGTGCACGTCGAGAACTACTGA
- a CDS encoding flotillin family protein has product MPLLVAIGGAVLLAVILILFVLSRIKVAGPNEAFIVTGRKGRTTHTADGGRLTDMSGQKVVLGASVFVLPVVQKLQSLDLSSRRIDVGIKGAVSKQGIRTDLHGVAIVKVGGTEDAIRAAAQRFLHQQDEIDNFTREVLAGALRSIVGRLTVEEIIRDRAAFASAVAEEAEHSMTNQGLVLDTFQLQDILAEGSYLQDLGRPEAARVLKDAAIAEARARQQAEQERLLAEEAIAEANRNLALKQAAIQAEIDAAKARSAAAGPLAQAERDQAILSEQQKVAERNAELKQRQLDTEVRKPADAARYKVEQEAEAARNAAVLRADAERQATIAAAQAAAEQARLTGEGERARRAALADANAIEGAKEGEAEQRRRSAIAEAIEREGQAEAAAILAKGQAEADAMARKADAFAAYGEAAVLDLLVKVLPQVVEAASAPIGAIDKMTVISTDGASSLTKSVAGNVAQGLQLGSDLTGLDLAGLLARLGSARTNGKSTVDGSTVEH; this is encoded by the coding sequence ATGCCCCTGCTCGTCGCCATCGGCGGCGCGGTCCTCCTCGCCGTCATCCTCATCCTCTTCGTGCTTTCCCGGATCAAGGTGGCCGGCCCGAACGAGGCGTTCATCGTCACCGGCCGCAAGGGCCGGACGACGCACACCGCCGACGGCGGCCGCCTGACCGACATGTCCGGGCAGAAGGTCGTCCTCGGCGCGTCGGTCTTCGTCCTGCCGGTGGTGCAGAAGCTCCAGTCGCTCGACCTGTCGAGCCGCCGGATCGACGTCGGCATCAAGGGCGCGGTGAGCAAGCAGGGCATCCGCACCGACCTGCACGGCGTCGCGATCGTCAAGGTCGGCGGCACCGAGGACGCCATCCGCGCCGCCGCCCAGCGCTTCCTGCACCAGCAGGACGAGATCGACAACTTCACCCGCGAGGTGCTGGCCGGCGCGCTGCGCTCGATCGTCGGCCGACTCACCGTCGAGGAGATCATCCGCGACCGGGCCGCCTTCGCCAGCGCGGTGGCCGAGGAGGCCGAGCACTCGATGACCAACCAGGGCCTGGTGCTGGACACCTTCCAGCTGCAGGACATCCTGGCCGAGGGCTCCTACCTGCAGGACCTCGGTCGGCCGGAGGCAGCCCGGGTGCTCAAGGATGCGGCGATCGCCGAGGCGCGGGCCCGCCAGCAGGCCGAGCAGGAGCGACTGCTCGCCGAGGAGGCGATCGCCGAGGCCAACCGGAACCTGGCGCTCAAGCAGGCCGCCATCCAGGCCGAGATCGACGCGGCGAAGGCGAGGTCGGCCGCGGCCGGCCCGCTCGCCCAGGCCGAGCGGGACCAGGCGATCCTCTCCGAGCAGCAGAAGGTGGCCGAGCGGAACGCCGAGCTGAAGCAGCGCCAGCTCGACACCGAGGTGCGCAAGCCGGCCGACGCGGCGCGCTACAAGGTGGAACAGGAGGCCGAGGCGGCCCGCAACGCGGCGGTGCTCCGGGCGGACGCCGAGCGGCAGGCCACCATCGCCGCCGCCCAGGCCGCCGCCGAGCAGGCCCGGCTCACCGGTGAGGGCGAGCGGGCCCGCCGGGCCGCGCTGGCCGACGCCAACGCGATCGAGGGCGCCAAGGAGGGTGAGGCCGAGCAGCGCCGGCGCTCCGCGATCGCCGAGGCGATCGAGCGGGAGGGTCAGGCCGAGGCCGCGGCCATCCTGGCCAAGGGGCAGGCCGAGGCCGACGCGATGGCCCGCAAGGCGGATGCGTTCGCGGCGTACGGCGAGGCGGCGGTGCTCGACCTGCTGGTCAAGGTGCTGCCGCAGGTGGTCGAGGCGGCCAGCGCCCCGATCGGCGCGATCGACAAGATGACCGTCATCTCCACCGACGGCGCCTCGTCGCTGACGAAGTCGGTGGCCGGCAACGTGGCCCAGGGCCTCCAGCTCGGCAGCGACCTCACCGGGCTCGACCTTGCCGGGCTGCTGGCCCGGCTGGGCAGCGCGCGCACCAACGGCAAGTCGACGGTGGACGGCAGCACCGTCGAGCACTAA